In one window of Oncorhynchus gorbuscha isolate QuinsamMale2020 ecotype Even-year linkage group LG23, OgorEven_v1.0, whole genome shotgun sequence DNA:
- the LOC124011605 gene encoding keratin-associated protein 10-7-like, whose product MPASCQHSLTPACLLPAQSASCLPPASPTCLLPAFCLPPASQTCLLPAQPVSCQLSLSPACLLPASCQPSLPPASSACLLPAQPASCQTSLPPTCLLPAQSASCLPPASLLPAQPASCLPPASPACLLPASCQPSLPPASPVCLLPASCQPSLPPACLLPAQPASCQPSLPPACLLPAQPASCQPSLPPACLLPAQSASCLSPIMLQG is encoded by the exons ATGCCTGCCTCCTGCCAGCACAGTCTGACTCCTGCCTGCCTCCTGCCAGCACAGTCTGCCTCCTGCCTGCCTCCTGCCAGCCCAACCTGCCTCCTGCCTgccttctgtctccctcctgcTAGCCAAACCTGTCTCCTGCCAGCTCAGCCTGTCTCCTGCCAGCTCAGCCTGTCCCCTGCCTGCCTTCTGCCTGCCTCCTGCCAGCCCAGCCTGCCTCCTGCCAGCTCAGCCTGCCTCCTGCCAGCCCAGCCTGCCTCCTGCCAGACCAGTCTGCCTCCTACCTGCCTCCTGCCAGCCCAGTCTGCCTCCTGCCTGCCTCCTGCCAGCCTCCTGCCAGCCCAGCCTGCCTCCTGCCTGCCTCCTGCCAGCCCAGCCTGCCTCCTGCCTGCCTCCTGCCAGCCCAGCCTGCCTCCTGCCAGCCCAGTCTGCCTCCTGCCTGCCTCCTGCCAGCCCAGCCTGCCTCCTGCCTGCCTCCTGCCAGCCCAGCCTGCCTCCTGCCAGCCCAGTCTGCCTCCTGCCTGCCTCCTGCCAGCCCAGCCTGCCTCCTGCCAGCCCAGCCTGCCTCCTGCCTGCCTCCTGCCAGCCCAGTCTGCCTCCTGCCTGTCTCCCATCATGCTG CAAGGCTGA